From the Cucumis sativus cultivar 9930 chromosome 5, Cucumber_9930_V3, whole genome shotgun sequence genome, the window AAGGTACATATATAACTATTCCATTTTGCTAGGGGTAAGTGGTGGGCTTATATTTCTACTCACAGATTCTATACATTGGTTAGCTATCAATTACTAGTGTACATGGATAAGTAACAAAGAAGTGCGGAGGGCTTGATTCACCCCTAAATCCAAATAAGACGAAGACGAAACTAATAGTCTTCCTCCTCCATCATGAAATCCAACTCACTTGGGGGGGTAACCCTCTTCCTTATGAGCATTTCAACCGTTGGACAGATTCTTTTTCTCCCTCCCCTTGGCTTTGAGCGGAATTGTTCATCAGCTGCTTCAAAATCCCCCTGATTCCACACAATTCTTTGGTAAATCTGTATCAAGGTCAAGACTACACAAATACTTGAGAGCTAACTAAATGAGAACTTACATTAGTGTACACATGCTGCCCACTTTTCTCATGGTTGTCTCTCACATGCTTGTACCCAAATCTCATGCCACAACCAGGGAAACAACATACAAACGGCTTCTGTTCCAGATGCACGACCTTCATGTGCTGCTGGAGATTTGAAGCCTGAGAAACCAAAAACGTGGATCATGTCAAAGATCCCATCCTATCTAAATAAACAGGAACGCTATTCATTACAAATCATCCCTATGTCTCAGCTTAAAAGGTACTTCAACAATACCCAGTTAGGGATTTGTAAAAACTCTGCTACTTACTGTTGAAAAAACCTTGCTGCAGCCCTCATACGTGCATGGAATTGCCTCCAGTGGACCTTCACTTTCATGCTTTTGTCGTAGATGTTGCTTCAAgttctttcttaatttcttttcccCACAAATCTCACATTTCACGTATTGGTGGCAGGTCTGCATATGAGCCCTCAGGCATTGCTTGTTGGTAAATGTTTTGAGGCAACCCGGTTCAGTACAACATGCCTCTATTGAGTCTAGCTTGACTACAGTAtaataaaacttgaaattaatACATGAATGTGTCAAAACAAACAGTCAATATTTAGTgcttataaaaatataataggaACAGACCATGGGAGCCCTCATGCTTTTGCAGTCTGGAGGCATATCTGAAAACCTTCCCACATCCATCTTCAGGGCAAACAAACTGCTTCTTACATTCTTCAGGAGGAGCTTCACCTTCATGACATTCTTCAGGAGGAACTTCACCTTCATGACATTCTTTCAAGTGTCTAGACACAC encodes:
- the LOC101217595 gene encoding transcription factor IIIA isoform X2: MCWERLSVNKHKVNQFYCITLMQRPYICSVDGCNASYRRKDHLTRHLLHHQGTMFKCPIESCCREFAYASCVSRHLKECHEGEVPPEECHEGEAPPEECKKQFVCPEDGCGKVFRYASRLQKHEGSHVKLDSIEACCTEPGCLKTFTNKQCLRAHMQTCHQYVKCEICGEKKLRKNLKQHLRQKHESEGPLEAIPCTYEGCSKVFSTASNLQQHMKVVHLEQKPFVCCFPGCGMRFGYKHVRDNHEKSGQHVYTNGDFEAADEQFRSKPRGGRKRICPTVEMLIRKRVTPPSELDFMMEEEDY
- the LOC101217595 gene encoding transcription factor IIIA isoform X1; translated protein: MEIGKHNDDGDDKTKSGKFNICQQCGAAFRKPAYLKQHMQSHSLERPYICSVDGCNASYRRKDHLTRHLLHHQGTMFKCPIESCCREFAYASCVSRHLKECHEGEVPPEECHEGEAPPEECKKQFVCPEDGCGKVFRYASRLQKHEGSHVKLDSIEACCTEPGCLKTFTNKQCLRAHMQTCHQYVKCEICGEKKLRKNLKQHLRQKHESEGPLEAIPCTYEGCSKVFSTASNLQQHMKVVHLEQKPFVCCFPGCGMRFGYKHVRDNHEKSGQHVYTNGDFEAADEQFRSKPRGGRKRICPTVEMLIRKRVTPPSELDFMMEEEDY